In Prunus dulcis chromosome 2, ALMONDv2, whole genome shotgun sequence, a single genomic region encodes these proteins:
- the LOC117617554 gene encoding ribosomal protein S14, mitochondrial-like produces MSVSEENANIRDHHRRLLAAKYELRRNLYKALCKDPSLPSDLREENRFKLSKLPRNSSFTRVRNRCIFSGRARAVYETFRMSRIVFRTLASKGMLNGIKKASW; encoded by the coding sequence ATGTCAGTTTCTGAGGAAAATGCCAATATCCGAGACCACCATCGCCGGTTGCTGGCGGCGAAATACGAGCTGAGACGAAATCTGTACAAGGCCCTCTGCAAGGACCCAAGCCTTCCCAGCGACCTGCGCGAGGAGAACCGGTTCAAGCTCTCCAAGCTGCCCAGAAACAGCTCCTTCACGCGCGTCAGGAACCGCTGCATCTTCTCCGGCCGCGCACGCGCCGTTTACGAGACCTTCCGTATGTCCCGTATCGTCTTTCGTACTCTGGCCTCTAAAGGCATGCTCAATGGCATTAAGAAAGCGTCTTGGTAG